Below is a genomic region from Ascaphus truei isolate aAscTru1 chromosome 8, aAscTru1.hap1, whole genome shotgun sequence.
gatctgtatcccgggaagcagggggtccccggagctgaaatgaatggtgttcagctccggagaccccctgcttcaatcctgtgttaaaaaactgtaatataaaaaaaaagcacaaattGCTCATTTAATACAGCAATCCTCCTCCAAatgctgtttatttttttttttacagtttaaaGCAGATGGCTGCAGAAGAGCATTggctcagtatctgtgactttgtaaatggttgctatagaaacaaaaaaggcttgttgcactataatacatacaaaatgtcattcagagttattttaaaaaaatgctacatgtattttctcatagtacagaactgacttattaaaaaaaaaagcatgcgtcggatattgcttggtctgcagctttaataacaaTAATGAATTACTTAACAGAAACGACATGGCCAAAAAATTAATTGAACAGGGAAATATTTGCcattagtaaaaaaaataaaaatttggaAGAACCACAGAGCAAAAACGCCTTAGATCCTGTATATAAAGTCCAAtccgcaagggccaccaccaggtcaggtttccaggatacccctgcttcagcacagggggctcaatcagtggctcagtcttgattgagccccctgtgctgaagcagatgctgattgagccacgtgtgctgaagcagggatatccttaaaacctgaccggttggtggccttggggactggagttggcctcccctggtgtATACCTTCCATTTATCGCCTTGCAGAGGGTAGGGACAGACTCAGCGGTCAGCGTGTTACAATGTAACACACGCTGCTTTGGAAACGACTGCGCTCACTGCTCTGCTAGTTGCTTCTGCCGGGGTACACCCCAACTTCCCTGTGTTTAATGACCCCGTTTCTTTCTCGGCAGCGGGGACGTCTCGTTGCAGCGTGGCTGGGAGGAAGGACAGCTGCTTCCTGCTCTTCCGCTTGCTGATCTTTATATAGCGGACTTGGAATATAAAGAATCTGGGAGCAGCCCAAACTCTGGCACCATCAGGTATTACTATGTGCATGTCTAGCCAAGCAGCTCTGCAAAGGCCTGTGTGTGTCTTGTGAAGCAGTTGAGGTTTTAgaccaggggcgggcaactccagtcctcgtggccaccaacaggtcaggttttcagaatatccctgcttcagcacaggtggcccaattattgagccatctgtgctgaagcagggactaattgagccacctgtattgAAGCacggctgattgagccaccggtgctgaagcagggatcaattgagccacctatgctgaagcaggaatatcctcgaGAACTGGTGTTGGCCACCTCTGGTTAGACTTAACCATTTAAAGTTggaaagctactttttattcctCATTCCAACTTGAGTCTGTGCTTGTCCTGTGACAGTCTGTGCTGGGCATGTCTGCAGTGCGTTTGTTTCCTGGGGTTATACATGTTGCTACAAAACAAGCATGAATCATGTAGAAACCTGTTGCATTCTTTGCTTGCTAGCTGCCTTAATCTGGGATTAGCAGCATGGCACAAAGCAGCATATTTCTGTATATTAAAGCCGCTCAATAGGAtagaaaaagaaacacattatGGGATGTTAgccataataaaaaataaattaaattaatgtCATCCATGAGCTGGGCCATGTTTCTTTATACCTATTGAGTTTTGACGATAAGTGCTTTTTTACTTTTTGTAGTACTCCAaattaaacacacacatatttctgtgtttctatatgtGAATACTTTACGGCTAGTACATAAATTAACCTAAAGGTATATTTATATGCAGTCGTGTTTTTGCATTGAATAAAGATGCTGGAATCCTACACAGAGATAAATACATTTACATCCACCATAATAATCCCACTTTAAACATGGgaattttaaagaaaaaaaaatcaataattaGTATAATTCTGGCCCCACTTCTAAAAAATGTCATAATCTCTATTAAGGAGTTCTCTTGTTAaatttacataattacatagtagatgaggcagatactttatcctatatttgtatttatagtacagtatattgatccagaggaagacaaacaaaaaaccccagtaaaatatcatcgaatgatgtctcataaggggaaaaataaattctttcctgactccaaatattggcaatcagattattattccctggatcagcatccttcccatgaaAGGGAGTGCTGTGTATTCTTAGCATTCGGAAGGATGGGTATAGTAGACTTGAGCTGTTCTTAGAAAGGTTCTTTTCTGTGATCTGCTTTCCTTGCTTCCATCTGTTTTGCATGGAGCCCGTGCTATGCTCTCTTCCTAACTGGCAGCGTCCCTTTATCTTGGCATCCAGACCTCATTTGCATCTACTCTTTAACCGGTGGCAAGACACGTTCACAGACAAAGACATATACATATTTAGAAATACATGATGATTACAGCCCCTTCAAACGTGTTACATATGTCCTGTGAAGTCTCTCTAGATATATGCTGGGCATTGTCAATGTACAGCTACTGTAGGTGAACGGGTTGACATGTGACAGTTTCTTAGCATGTGGTGCATGGTCTTCAGGTCTCCTGAGCTTTTATTCGCATGAGCTACGGGTGCTGCTTTGTGTGGTTGGGTCTGCATTTGTCCCTGCCTCTACTCTGTTGTGATGTGCTCTGCTTCTCCAGACTATATGGAAGGCTTTGAAACATATGAAACCTTTACCTTATTGACTGCAGTGTACCCTCCAATGAAGGCTCCAAAGACGACCCTGCTGTGTCCGATGAGATAGGACTGAGTCAGCTCCTGAGAGAATGGGGAAACCAGGTGCTCCCTGAGAAGATCCCTGAGAAGTCGGAACAATCACTTTCAGAGCTCGGCGATGCCTGTGATCTACAAAAACAGAGCACACCGGGAGCATCTCCAGCTTCCTGGGATACTGAAGACATAAAAGCAGCCACCAATGCATCCTCTAATATTGACGCCAACAAACATGCTCTGGCCACTGGCAGTGGGGAGTTAGAACTGAGTATTGggcttctgtctctcccaccccagCAGACACCAGAATTCTCACAATTATGCCCAAAGAATGCAGGCCCAACACAGCCGAATGAACTGCTGGGAAGACCAGAAGATACATTTATCGAAGCAGAGGATAGTGTTACTGTTCACAATGCACAGCAAGGTCTGTGTAGTTTATCTGACATTGAGACTTTGACTACAGATGGTGCAACTACTCAAACAGGCAGCCAAGACAGCTTAGTCTTGCCTTATCTGACAGATGGAAGCTCAGACAGGAATAGAGAGAGGATATCCAATGCAAATGAACTTGTATCATCAGGATATCTGGGCAGAGGAGAAACCACTGCAGCTTCAGGTTCTGAGCACAATCTCATGGTGTCAGAGAACAGTGGAGGTCCAGACACATTCAGTAATAAGATTGTTAATTCTTTGGCTAATTCACAATCTGTACCACAAGTCGGGGAGGCAGAGAGACTTCTGCAGGAACAGATGGATGATTATGCCGGTTACCATAGTTTTGTTAAAATAGAATCACAGGAAACAAGTCCCATAAAACTTATCAGTGATTCTAAGAGATGCTCTAATGATCTGGAAGAGAAGAAGACTTTGATTGACAGCGATGACTCAGGGAGCACAAAACAAGAAACAACCAGTCACCAAGACCTGAAAATAAAGTCCAGGACAAAGTTTGGTGCTTTGAACATGAAGGATAAAGCAAAAAATAAATCTATGGTACAGGCGGCAAAAGGCAATGTGGAAAATAGGATTTCTTCTGATGGGGAGAGCTCAAACAGTGCTCAGATTCTAAGAACAAACGAAGAGACTCTTTGCAAGCTCAAGAGCATTGATACCAATCTAAGTGGAATAAGCTTGGACATGACTCCACCAGGTAGCAGTCTGCTATATGTGAACATACAGAGCATCCCAGATAAGAAACCACTTGAGGACCATGGTAGCAGTAGAGAAGATCATAGCAGCTCAGAGACAGTGAAGCCAAACCTTTTTGAGGCTGTCAGTAGATCTAAATATGTGACAAGCCCACCGAACATTGTGGAGAGTCCTCCTTCCAGTATCCAGGTGATGGCAAGCAACCAAAAACCAAATACAATTATTCAGCCTGTTGGAGATATTTATGTACAGAAGTGTACAGACAATGCACTTAAGCAAGATATAACTGGATTTGCCCTCAAAGATGTGCTGTCTGAGGTAGAAATGATGTCAGGGATTATTAGAGATCCTGATCTAGCAGAGCTGCATTCAGTAGGACCACACCAAGACCTGAAGGATACATTCTATGAACTCCAGCCGAAAGCACTCCCATATAACAGTGAGACTGAGCTCCCCTCACAGCAACATTGTAGTGTGGAGGGTAAAAAACCTACAGAAACATATTATATGGAGGGATATGGAGTTGGTGATATATGTAGCCCCAGGCAAGGTATCTTTGATAGCGACAGAAAAATATCAACTAAGGATCAGAAGAAATCTGCAGGAACTGATATAGAAACCACTTATTTATCTGTTTCGGCAAGTCCTAGTAAATTGAGATACACCCCAGTTATCAAACGTGACCATTTACTGAAGGAGACAGTTCAGTCTTTGGATGCAACGTCTACAAAAGTATCAACAGGAGAAGAAGTTATTCTCTCACACCCTGTGATTGGGACTCATCTAACTTTTACTGGAGAGGAGGCTCCTACAATTATAGACGCTGAGTATTTGGCATGTCCACGGGAACAAGGCAAACAAAGTCACATTGAAATGATTGGGGAGATTCCAGATGAAATCCAGCCCATGACCAGCCAAAGCCAAAACCAAGGTGAAACTAAGATATGTTTAAATACTACGGATCAGAACCAAGACAGTGACATTAATGCTAGGCTGCAATTACCCATCCTCTCTGATGTGGGGAGCCTTAACCTCAAGCCAGATGGCACACAGAAACAAGCACCACTGGGTCAGCTCATCCAGAATTCTTCCACTATAACCTCAGTAGTCTTAAAGTCCCTGGAGGAAGAAAACCTCAGCACAAACTTGGGAAACAGGACTAAGGAGAATAAGGAGGGGCCTCTAATCACTTTGAGTCAGCAAGAAAGTGCGTCCACAGAGTACACACCCTATCTAACTTCTGACAAACTGCTGTATCCTGCCATGGTGTGGGAGGAGAAAGAGCATACTTCAAAACTTCATGAGCATCCCACAGCCTGTGTGTCAGACCCACAGCTGGTAGCCAGTGAAATGGACAAGTGCGATCCTAAGACAAGCACAGAAGCTGGATTCCAATGGTGGTCTGATGCAACTGGAGGAAATGCAGATATGGTAGAGCTGCCTGGAATACTAGGGGAAACAAAAACAGTGAAGTTTAGTGTGACACCTGTAGACGGCAGCATTACTGACCAGAACCAATTACTGGGATGGAAGAATAAGGACCACAGCAATGAAATTCCTGAGCCACCTCCAAAAGGATATATAAATGATTTACCTGCTTTGGAAATACCAGACTCTCTACTTCCGGTATCACCTGCCAAGTGCAGCACCATGGAAGTGTCCCAGGATGAATATCGTGCTAACACACCACATCGTGAAGGAAAGCATGTGGGGAAAACTTCCCGACAACCAATGAGCCCTCTCTGCCAAGATTTGTATTGTGAGACTGAGACGAAATCATTAGGAGGATATCCATTCTCTAAGTCTGAGCCTCTACAAACTCCCACAGCTATATCATCAAGCCAAAGCTTGCAATCTCAGTCTAGCTTTAGTCCTGTTGTGGAGAAAGAGATGCCAGTTTTTGCTCTTGCCGCCCATGATGTGGAACAAAATAAGGGTCCCAAAATAACCATCTGCGCAGAGGACAAAACAAAGATGTGCATGGACACTCAGATTCCGGTGGAAGAATTAGAGACTGAAGAACACTCATCTGGGAAAGATTCATGTGAAGACACCTCTGAAAAGCTGTGCAAAGGTCAATTGCGGGGGTCGACAGGTACTGATACCAGCTCCCCGTATATCAAAACCCCATCTGACACATTGGATGAGAATTTTTATGACACTTCTAACATTACACCTGCACAAACTCCCTGTGTTGTTGGCATTCAGAGTTGTGTCATGAAAGGTGCCACAGAGCTTCTCAGCCATGAGGATCTGCCAGAAGATATTAAACATAATGAACATGTGAGTGAAAGGCCCTCTGTGGTTCCACAAACAGAGAAACTGAAACCTTCCAAACCATCTAATGTTTCTAGTGCAGCGGTGGGAGAGACATCCTCCAAGTTTGACGCGGCATCCAAAAATCTAGTAGCAAAGCAGACACAAATTATAAAGACACAGCCAGATGCACAAATGTTGGCCACTGAAAGTATTGCTGATCATTCAATGCAAAATGTATTGAAGTTGGATGGACCACTGGAGAGTGGGAAAAAGAGGAAGCCGACTCAAGAAAATGAAATCAATTTCCAGACTTCCAGCACGCTTTCTGTTTCAGAGGCTGCAGAGAGGACAGAAGGCCCGTTAATACTTGCAGGCCCAGAGTGCAATCATAATAAGCAAGAGGCCAGGGACGATGCCCAGATCATTCACTTTGAAGAAGTGTCTGCTGTGGGGACTCTGTCACAAGATGGGATCAAAGGTTTGAGAACAGCTCAAATTGAACAGTTCAACATTCCAAATGTTCTTCTTTCAGAGCTAACACTCACATGTATTAACATGGGAAGTTCAGAGGAAACACTGGATATTCAACAACATAGAGTACATCAGGAAATACACCCTCAAGTGAAACATCCTGAGATGGTTTGTGAAGGAATACTTAACATCAGTACTGGAGGGATAGAGGTGACTGATTATAGTTTTAAGGATCTGCAAAATGACGATGTCAGAAATCCGATGGATGGGGATGTTTTAGTAGGATCTAACAAAGAAACTGATACAATATATGTTCCTGAAAGCGATTCATCCACAGGAGCAATGCATGAGGAGTCAAATAGGATGACTGACAGCAATAGTCTCAAGATTCAGAAATTCACCTCTTCTGTGCAGCAAGCTACATTTGACAAACCTGGATCATCTTTAGAGGGACAAAACAATGTTGTTATATCTGAAGTCTTAGGCTCTGCCTCTGTAGAACTAGGAGAAGTCGCTCATGAGCTAGACAGAGCATCTGATGATCTGATTCATGCCACCAGTAAGGAAGAAATGGAATCCAAAGCACCAGGTTTTGCCCTCAATGAATTGGAAATTGCCACTGAGACTCCAGATGCGCCCTATGAAGATAagggaaaaaagagagaaaggacATCTCCAAGGCCACAGCTCACCAATAAAGAAAATACGTGTGATGTGTCAGGTTTTGTTCTAAAAGAGAGAGAAATTACTTCAAGGGAGCAATATTTTACCCCTAAAAACTCAGATATAACACCAGTGGAACCTAGTCTTACTGGAAAAGTGATTGAAAAACCATTGTCAGACTCAGGTCTGACC
It encodes:
- the TACC2 gene encoding transforming acidic coiled-coil-containing protein 2 isoform X5, which encodes MGNDNSTQSEAQEPIPVLVPQYDTDIKGTEQNREGGGDRVGETHSVSSLYPENPTVSAAEPSGDVSLQRGWEEGQLLPALPLADLYIADLEYKESGSSPNSGTISVPSNEGSKDDPAVSDEIGLSQLLREWGNQVLPEKIPEKSEQSLSELGDACDLQKQSTPGASPASWDTEDIKAATNASSNIDANKHALATGSGELELSIGLLSLPPQQTPEFSQLCPKNAGPTQPNELLGRPEDTFIEAEDSVTVHNAQQGLCSLSDIETLTTDGATTQTGSQDSLVLPYLTDGSSDRNRERISNANELVSSGYLGRGETTAASGSEHNLMVSENSGGPDTFSNKIVNSLANSQSVPQVGEAERLLQEQMDDYAGYHSFVKIESQETSPIKLISDSKRCSNDLEEKKTLIDSDDSGSTKQETTSHQDLKIKSRTKFGALNMKDKAKNKSMVQAAKGNVENRISSDGESSNSAQILRTNEETLCKLKSIDTNLSGISLDMTPPGSSLLYVNIQSIPDKKPLEDHGSSREDHSSSETVKPNLFEAVSRSKYVTSPPNIVESPPSSIQVMASNQKPNTIIQPVGDIYVQKCTDNALKQDITGFALKDVLSEVEMMSGIIRDPDLAELHSVGPHQDLKDTFYELQPKALPYNSETELPSQQHCSVEGKKPTETYYMEGYGVGDICSPRQGIFDSDRKISTKDQKKSAGTDIETTYLSVSASPSKLRYTPVIKRDHLLKETVQSLDATSTKVSTGEEVILSHPVIGTHLTFTGEEAPTIIDAEYLACPREQGKQSHIEMIGEIPDEIQPMTSQSQNQGETKICLNTTDQNQDSDINARLQLPILSDVGSLNLKPDGTQKQAPLGQLIQNSSTITSVVLKSLEEENLSTNLGNRTKENKEGPLITLSQQESASTEYTPYLTSDKLLYPAMVWEEKEHTSKLHEHPTACVSDPQLVASEMDKCDPKTSTEAGFQWWSDATGGNADMVELPGILGETKTVKFSVTPVDGSITDQNQLLGWKNKDHSNEIPEPPPKGYINDLPALEIPDSLLPVSPAKCSTMEVSQDEYRANTPHREGKHVGKTSRQPMSPLCQDLYCETETKSLGGYPFSKSEPLQTPTAISSSQSLQSQSSFSPVVEKEMPVFALAAHDVEQNKGPKITICAEDKTKMCMDTQIPVEELETEEHSSGKDSCEDTSEKLCKGQLRGSTGTDTSSPYIKTPSDTLDENFYDTSNITPAQTPCVVGIQSCVMKGATELLSHEDLPEDIKHNEHVSERPSVVPQTEKLKPSKPSNVSSAAVGETSSKFDAASKNLVAKQTQIIKTQPDAQMLATESIADHSMQNVLKLDGPLESGKKRKPTQENEINFQTSSTLSVSEAAERTEGPLILAGPECNHNKQEARDDAQIIHFEEVSAVGTLSQDGIKGLRTAQIEQFNIPNVLLSELTLTCINMGSSEETLDIQQHRVHQEIHPQVKHPEMVCEGILNISTGGIEVTDYSFKDLQNDDVRNPMDGDVLVGSNKETDTIYVPESDSSTGAMHEESNRMTDSNSLKIQKFTSSVQQATFDKPGSSLEGQNNVVISEVLGSASVELGEVAHELDRASDDLIHATSKEEMESKAPGFALNELEIATETPDAPYEDKGKKRERTSPRPQLTNKENTCDVSGFVLKEREITSREQYFTPKNSDITPVEPSLTGKVIEKPLSDSGLTPKETSIISDEPCLNPKETAISEEPCCTPKETEILSDEPYHIPKEPKIPSDEPCLTPKETEILSDDDEPYRTPKETEIVSENSYPTPVELTPDDQIVALLETNFTAKEPVPAPKDTKLTHEKRHIEETEMTRKETNLASDELCSNIKKSSSTTEQPISALKGLEFAIKEKKLTSVDTDPQAFKSARETEKTSSAHGDLSPAHEKLVSPHAELASWSPFTRNPTFPSSDSYSFTQKLRSVLHSDRTLTKKAVAPTSPEPQARPSTLKLFAEGAALERSSDSEEAFETPESTTPVKSAPPVPVPLLPEVQEQEPQEQQQQQPPPPQEQVEPKPQEPQSNQEGEEIPQPLLLSEDIVVFDEDKPIASSGTYNLDFASVEPVDPLSSSSEVPARIRRKSTDSVPVSRTTLSRSLSLQAADFQGEDLIGSHGGSDSACSTLRRAKKPRPASLKKKPTGAKKQSEAPGTKDTQQAVTGESQEVEVDRGLQAYPGDSLALPQIETELPLVEAQQISTFSPIEVSSVDPQEVSVGGISLSDPPVPCPPQATEKELLSLLARQGPEVTPSDTGGTENPGVIGQAVRLEFDYSEEAHEGHPHPRKGKKPSGKMPLRKPKAKKAVEKPEPPGSPSPIPAESADIPISKGSYTYNMDMWDDPNFNPFSSSGRMPESSSANQEPPELFKPVSHRAESPAKSPASFEIPTSGSEQNSGEGNKPTKKKKTPLKTDTFRVKKSPKRSPVNENGSEELMCLSTPDTPPVITSEDHATDEEKLASSVSSQKWTCMAVDLEPEKHDYPQPSDLTSFVIEDQFHSSTDDIEYGNTYSMEYMEKTGTCSPLRDLPQTQSLYLMFEASQESPGKSPAKFSETSTPGTGSSFDTMEPALFSGQLPFPRSPPIMQDTIRQPLERPRQREEDPGGMGSGKMELGSPEDVYIAAETLLSRISHQAALCDQLNYLEPDLAEKNPQAFAQKLQEELEFAAMRIEALTLARHISQTSQCSLHTERDTLDAMSHSALYSRAVAMETASGGILLPYQQPDIDTALQLAREEITAKEREVTQWKEKYEGSRCEVVEMRKIVAEYEKTIAQMIEDEQREKSLSHHMVQQLILEKEQALSDLNSVEKSLADLFRRYEKMKEVLEGFRKNEEVLKKCAQEYLARVKKEEQRYHALKIHAEEKLDRANADIAQVRSRSQQEQAAYQASLRKEQLRVDALERTLEQKNKEIEELTKICDELISKMGKS
- the TACC2 gene encoding transforming acidic coiled-coil-containing protein 2 isoform X1; translation: MGNDNSTQSEAQQKVTADTSSISLQLPAEGPQQEPIPVLVPQYDTDIKGTEQNREGGGDRVGETHSVSSLYPENPTVSAAEPSGDVSLQRGWEEGQLLPALPLADLYIADLEYKESGSSPNSGTISVPSNEGSKDDPAVSDEIGLSQLLREWGNQVLPEKIPEKSEQSLSELGDACDLQKQSTPGASPASWDTEDIKAATNASSNIDANKHALATGSGELELSIGLLSLPPQQTPEFSQLCPKNAGPTQPNELLGRPEDTFIEAEDSVTVHNAQQGLCSLSDIETLTTDGATTQTGSQDSLVLPYLTDGSSDRNRERISNANELVSSGYLGRGETTAASGSEHNLMVSENSGGPDTFSNKIVNSLANSQSVPQVGEAERLLQEQMDDYAGYHSFVKIESQETSPIKLISDSKRCSNDLEEKKTLIDSDDSGSTKQETTSHQDLKIKSRTKFGALNMKDKAKNKSMVQAAKGNVENRISSDGESSNSAQILRTNEETLCKLKSIDTNLSGISLDMTPPGSSLLYVNIQSIPDKKPLEDHGSSREDHSSSETVKPNLFEAVSRSKYVTSPPNIVESPPSSIQVMASNQKPNTIIQPVGDIYVQKCTDNALKQDITGFALKDVLSEVEMMSGIIRDPDLAELHSVGPHQDLKDTFYELQPKALPYNSETELPSQQHCSVEGKKPTETYYMEGYGVGDICSPRQGIFDSDRKISTKDQKKSAGTDIETTYLSVSASPSKLRYTPVIKRDHLLKETVQSLDATSTKVSTGEEVILSHPVIGTHLTFTGEEAPTIIDAEYLACPREQGKQSHIEMIGEIPDEIQPMTSQSQNQGETKICLNTTDQNQDSDINARLQLPILSDVGSLNLKPDGTQKQAPLGQLIQNSSTITSVVLKSLEEENLSTNLGNRTKENKEGPLITLSQQESASTEYTPYLTSDKLLYPAMVWEEKEHTSKLHEHPTACVSDPQLVASEMDKCDPKTSTEAGFQWWSDATGGNADMVELPGILGETKTVKFSVTPVDGSITDQNQLLGWKNKDHSNEIPEPPPKGYINDLPALEIPDSLLPVSPAKCSTMEVSQDEYRANTPHREGKHVGKTSRQPMSPLCQDLYCETETKSLGGYPFSKSEPLQTPTAISSSQSLQSQSSFSPVVEKEMPVFALAAHDVEQNKGPKITICAEDKTKMCMDTQIPVEELETEEHSSGKDSCEDTSEKLCKGQLRGSTGTDTSSPYIKTPSDTLDENFYDTSNITPAQTPCVVGIQSCVMKGATELLSHEDLPEDIKHNEHVSERPSVVPQTEKLKPSKPSNVSSAAVGETSSKFDAASKNLVAKQTQIIKTQPDAQMLATESIADHSMQNVLKLDGPLESGKKRKPTQENEINFQTSSTLSVSEAAERTEGPLILAGPECNHNKQEARDDAQIIHFEEVSAVGTLSQDGIKGLRTAQIEQFNIPNVLLSELTLTCINMGSSEETLDIQQHRVHQEIHPQVKHPEMVCEGILNISTGGIEVTDYSFKDLQNDDVRNPMDGDVLVGSNKETDTIYVPESDSSTGAMHEESNRMTDSNSLKIQKFTSSVQQATFDKPGSSLEGQNNVVISEVLGSASVELGEVAHELDRASDDLIHATSKEEMESKAPGFALNELEIATETPDAPYEDKGKKRERTSPRPQLTNKENTCDVSGFVLKEREITSREQYFTPKNSDITPVEPSLTGKVIEKPLSDSGLTPKETSIISDEPCLNPKETAISEEPCCTPKETEILSDEPYHIPKEPKIPSDEPCLTPKETEILSDDDEPYRTPKETEIVSENSYPTPVELTPDDQIVALLETNFTAKEPVPAPKDTKLTHEKRHIEETEMTRKETNLASDELCSNIKKSSSTTEQPISALKGLEFAIKEKKLTSVDTDPQAFKSARETEKTSSAHGDLSPAHEKLVSPHAELASWSPFTRNPTFPSSDSYSFTQKLRSVLHSDRTLTKKAVAPTSPEPQARPSTLKLFAEGAALERSSDSEEAFETPESTTPVKSAPPVPVPLLPEVQEQEPQEQQQQQPPPPQEQVEPKPQEPQSNQEGEEIPQPLLLSEDIVVFDEDKPIASSGTYNLDFASVEPVDPLSSSSEVPARIRRKSTDSVPVSRTTLSRSLSLQAADFQGEDLIGSHGGSDSACSTLRRAKKPRPASLKKKPTGAKKQSEAPGTKDTQQAVTGESQEVEVDRGLQAYPGDSLALPQIETELPLVEAQQISTFSPIEVSSVDPQEVSVGGISLSDPPVPCPPQATEKELLSLLARQGPEVTPSDTGGTENPGVIGQAVRLEFDYSEEAHEGHPHPRKGKKPSGKMPLRKPKAKKAVEKPEPPGSPSPIPAESADIPISKGSYTYNMDMWDDPNFNPFSSSGRMPESSSANQEPPELFKPVSHRAESPAKSPASFEIPTSGSEQNSGEGNKPTKKKKTPLKTDTFRVKKSPKRSPVNENGSEELMCLSTPDTPPVITSEDHATDEEKLASSVSSQKWTCMAVDLEPEKHDYPQPSDLTSFVIEDQFHSSTDDIEYGNTYSMEYMEKTGTCSPLRDLPQTQSLYLMFEASQESPGKSPAKFSETSTPGTGSSFDTMEPALFSGQLPFPRSPPIMQDTIRQPLERPRQREEDPGGMGSGKMELGSPEDVYIAAETLLSRISHQAALCDQLNYLEPDLAEKNPQAFAQKLQEELEFAAMRIEALTLARHISQTSQCSLHTERDTLDAMSHSALYSRAVAMETASGGILLPYQQPDIDTALQLAREEITAKEREVTQWKEKYEGSRCEVVEMRKIVAEYEKTIAQMIEDEQREKSLSHHMVQQLILEKEQALSDLNSVEKSLADLFRRYEKMKEVLEGFRKNEEVLKKCAQEYLARVKKEEQRYHALKIHAEEKLDRANADIAQVRSRSQQEQAAYQASLRKEQLRVDALERTLEQKNKEIEELTKICDELISKMGKS